ACTTAACTGGACCAATTCTTCTGAGTGTTGTTCTAAGAGCTCACCAAAACATAAATCatgctgaaaagaagaaaaacgcTATTATTAATTCAAACATTCCTAATTATAAAAAAGTTGAGTCTGCTCTATACAGCAAACTAGTTCACGGTATCACACCAtcacagaaaatggaaaaatcaatgaCAAGTTCACAAAGCGATTTTAATCTGCATTTATGGACTTTTGCCTAAGGTAGGCTGGCTCAGTGCATGTGCTGTAGCTGTCCCctatttcctttccaattttagCAAGTAGAACGGCACAGCTGAAAGCTTAATGGGGGATCAGAGCTTAAAGAAGCAATCCAAAACAGCACACTGCTCCAGAGCTGTGTCTAAGAATAGGAGTGAGCATCTCCAAGGGCTTACTTCATGCCAGACCTTCTGGGGTCCTAAGAGGTAGGGTAGGTACCATCATCATCCCACCTTACAGACAGGAATGACCAATGAAAGGAACTTTCCCACTAGAAAAAAAACTCTAGGCAACAGCAGCAAGGTTAAAAAAAGCTAAGGGGaccaataaccaaaataaaaagcaataaccATGTGATTTAGGCTTAAGGACTGCTGGGCAAGCCTACATGAAAAGCAATGTAGGACAGCCGTGGTTCAAAAGCATGACTGTCCAAATGGAAATATAAAGCAATGAGATGAGCAAACGTGATAgacaatttaaaacagaaatgagggagttcccattgtggctcagtggtaacgaatccaactagcatccataaggataccgcttcgatccctggccttgctcagcagattaaggatcgggtgctgccatgagctgtggtgtaggtcacagaggcagctcagattcaacccctagcctgggaacctccatgtgccacaggtgcagccctaaaaaaaaagacaaaaaaaaaaccagaaatgaatGATGTAGTGCCACCATCTCCTGGTAAACATTTTCCCACAATTCCACATCtccaattttatcatttattcaatcattcgTTTTCTTTCAACACATATGCTTTAAGTGCATCCTATATGCCAGCACTGTTCCAATTATTAtaggaacttaaaaaataaaattaacagaagTTAAAAGGACAACATGGAATTTCACTTTTCAGAACTTTTTCCCTATCTTTGTTTCATGTATGAATGTGTGCAGATACACATAAAGGACATTCATTTTTCACAATCATAACCtctaaaaccataaaaatacatttttcataaatttcaGCCTAGGACTTCATCCTTTCCATAATGGAAATTTCTATGATGTAAACAAGAAATAGGAATATAAGCCTACCAGTTAATACTGATCACGTTTTCAAGTAAcgggaaaaaggaaagggaacagAAACTTAATTACTACAATAATTTCATCTAGTAcaattaattttcttcatattttgacAATCAGGTGGAAAAGTCCTCCCtagttgaatatatatataaacaaaaaatgagaaaagtataCATAGTTTAAACAACAATTAAACTTCACATTTGCCAGtgtctatttctcattttaataagCAGCCGTTTTACTCCACCTACAGTACACCTAGAACAGTGGCTCTCAACTGGGGCTGATTTGGCCCCATAGGGGGCATCCAGCAATGTCTATAGAGACATTTCTGGTTATTATGACTGGAGCAGGGGGATGCTACTGGCACCTAgcgggtagaggccagggatgctgctaaacatcctacagtgcacagaaCAGCTGCTTACAACAAAGATTTATCCTACCCAACGTTTCAACAGTACCAAGGTCAAGAAACTCTGACCTAAAGGAACAATGACATAAGTCTATCACAgtataaagggaaagaaatcaatAACTACACCATCCTGTACAACAGAACTGTTTCTTTCATTCATCCCATTTGGATCATGCAACCAGCAAAAGGCAGAGCATACAGTTTATgaagaatgataaagaaaaaattaaatataatctcAAGAGAGACATTGAAGCCAAGCAAAAACTTTTTTGCAAATTCACACAGCCATATCCTCTAAATGCCATGACTCTGCCATAGGGAATAAGGATCATCCTTCAGACTCTGAGAGTATGGAAGCAGCATCTCTGACCCAACTTTCTGCCTCTGACTGCACACCAGTTGGCTGCCTTGACAAGTACCAGTTTATTCAATGAGTATGAATTTGCTGGCATGCACGGTACCATTACCAGTTACCACCATTGAAGACAATGAGTTATTCTTCAAGTGAGTTTTAAGGTGTCCGTACTATAAAGCCTGCAAATGTTTTAGGCAgcagaaaagtgaaatcatatattttttttaacttacccATATAGGTAGTAAAAAAATGCTAGAAGATAAAAAGCTAATTTGCACCATCCTTCTTTCTGACAATAAGCTAGAATATCTGCATTCATGATGGTTGTAGGGTCATAGAGTCCTGGTCCACTCATCACTGGTCTACTCATATACCTGTAATAAACACAGCCAATTAGCCACTTAGAAAGGAAGCTAAGCTTCAGGATGGAAAAGAACATTCTTCTCACTATCTGTTACAATGAGAGGTGGTCCACATAGGGAAGCATACTTTTGGTTCTATGTGGAGttctttccttttatcactttaaaatatagGAGCCCTAAAGAGAACAGTGCAGTTAAACAAGTCAGATCTGGTCTCCTCTACACTTTCAGAAATCTATGAAAACAGAGTAACTGTAGAAAGGAAAtaagattttttctttcaacttcttATTTTAACATAAAGATATTCCAAATGTCCACATTTACCACATGGTTTTGTCCTTTTCTGTCCTCTCtaaatatgtgtacattttttttctgtgccattTCAGACACAGTTACAGTTGTGAAACCACTTCACTCCTAAGTACTTCTTCCACATGTATTTCCTAAAATCAAGGGCAATGAGACTTTGGCATGCctatccaaaacaaaaaactctataTAGATCAGATATaacttttagaaattataatATGAATCTTTTATAAATAACCAAATTTAAAGTCATAATGTAAACATGGAGAAAGTTAGACATGGACTCTACATTTTGATTTACATGAAGTCCAAAGATGGACAAAACTAAGCTGCAAGAGATCACTGGTTCTCCTGGAGGGTACAGGGCTAACACAATGGCATGGCACATAAGGGACTCCTGGGCAGTGATTTCACAAGTGTCAACGCATGTAAAAATCCACTGAGCTGTACACTTCAGACATGCACACATTActgtaaattatacctcattttttttcttttcaaaaatttttaatttaatttttttatattagatatacttcattttttaaaataatctttaaaccTCATAAGCTCCAAAAGAGGTATTAAAATAGCTATTTCTTCGAGTTTCTAtggtggctcagcattaacaaaccagactagtatccgagagtcctcaggttcaatccctggccttgctcagtgggttaaggatccagtgttgccatgagctgtggtgtaggtcgaaaacatggctcacagctaggatctggcatggctgtggctgtggtgtaggtcgaaaacatggctcacagctaggatctggcatggctgtggctgtggtgtaggccagcagctgcaactccaatttgacccctatagcctaagaacttccacatgccacgggtgcagccccccaaaagacaaacccacaaaaaaccaaCTATTTCTTCATCCatgtggctttaaaaataaacaccaactagttttcagttttcttttaggTGACTAGCATGTAAGATAACCATATCAACACAgcataattaaaatttaactagGAAAAGTATTAGAAGTGTATCTAAAGATTACCTCCAAATATGATATGCCAAGAGGGGCATATTGAGACCCAAGGTAAGCCACTCTGCAGCACAAAGAAACATGACACAGAAGAAAGCATGGATGAGGTACTCTGGAAGGAcaagctggaagaaaaaataagccaGTTATCAAAATGCCTTGTCATTAAGTCAACTGCTAATTAGGAAAGCAGGTGGCAACTAAGTTTCCATAATgaaaaatcactgtttttttgAATCAGAAGTGAAAGATGCTATTGAGTTTTATTTCCATATCTAACTTTTGACCAAAAGCAGGACTACAGGCAAACTGACCAGAGAATATAGCTTACACTGAAAGAATAagataacttaaaatttaaaacccaAATTCTTATGGCAACAGATTAAAATTGTACAAAGTTACCACCCAGATTGTTCAAACACAGTCATTTGCTCATCATTTCGAATACTTTTTCTTTCCATCACTTAAGaatgataaaaaatacaaaaatgaagtaTCTGTTCACATGCAACATGGTatttaaaaatccacaaaaacaaGCTCCCCTTTAGAAGCTTACACATTTTTAGAGTTTTTAACAGAAACCAGGGATGCTACATATACAATATTTAGCAAACCACATCACATTACCACAAAAGTAATTTTTCAATGGAAAGCCAACAGCCAATAATCTCAGCACAGTCAGGGGGGAAAGAACATTAATATGCACAGATGCAAATAAGGCACTTTCTGCAATGTAGGAGGGAAAAGACTGAGATCTGAACCATGAAATTGGAATTCTCCCAGTTCCCAAGCTCCCCCCACTCTACACGACCTCCCTGTTTCTCTCAGCCTCCTTTCTCTCATAAAGTGCTATGGACACAGCAGACCAGAAGAAGCTCAGAACTCAAAAGACACGATACATCTTTTGATAGCAGGTAGTAGTAAGCGAAGAAAAATTAGTTCAAGCAAAATGCTTTTTTATAAAATGCCCAAGAGTTCATGCTTTCCTTTAAATTGTCTTTCTCATCCTAAAGACTTCAGCCTGACTCTGTTAAGTAAAAGTACCAAAACCTTTCATTTCAAGTTTCAGCCAAAGAGCTCCTTATAAATCACAACTGCAAAGCCGCTTTCTCAAATGTGCCTGCATtgtacaaattaaaattatatgaatcCTCAACATCATCAGATCTATTCTGAGGGGAAACTATAGctgcagaaataaataatacaattataCTACTATTCAAGCCCATTTTCTAATATTCCCAAATTTTCCCATTCAAAGCTGTAAAGCAAAGTTTTAAATTAataccattttaaataaaatcccaGTAAAACCAATTAATCTACACCACTAACCAGATATTTTCTACAAATTTAAGCAATATAATAACAAGAcaaattcacatatatatatatatataaacatgcaaaTAACACAAACTGTTAAGCCAgcatttaattaaaatcaaaattaaacatCTGCAGGAAAACAAGAAAGGGATTTCCTTAGGAAAACCCTTGAAACACAAAGACTACAACCAGGTCCatcaagaaaaatatacattgtgTAGGAGTTCCACTAGAGCTGCTATTTATAATACTAGTTTAAATTATGAgacttctctttaaaatataataaacctATTTTAGCTCTCTAAAGCCAACTGATctaacaatacaaaacaaatcaTCCACGTTTTCATCCTTCACTTCCAGACTAAGGTAtgggggagaaaataatttcaaaagcatGATCCCTACTGGTCTTAATATTCTTTAATAAGAGTGATCATCAAGATAATCTGCAATTCTACCAGTTCTAATGTGAAACAAATGCcacactccctcccttctcctcaaaACTTTAGTCCAGAAAATTTTCCTATGCTTTTCCCATAAAGACCAATCTTCTTCAATCATTCTTTAATGATGAAATTTCCCCATAAGTGGCACAAAATGATTCCATTTCattctgtttgtctgttttggccCTGCCTACCTCctcctatggaagttcctgagccagggatggaacctataccacagctgtgaccagtgccacagctgcggcaacaccggatccttaacccactgagtcacaagggaacttcctattaTTCCATTTAGGAACCAACATTTAATCAAAAACTAGTATCCAGAATGGCTGCCTCATGCAAATATGGCTGAAATGATAGTACTTAAACATGCAAATCGTAATATTCTCTAGTTAAGGTtcacatcattaaaaataatagtatttgtCTTCCCCCATACTTTGGCAGAATTGTCAAAACAAATTTTCAATAGGGAAAACTGTCAGATGCACTGCTATTAAGCCAATTATCGGCACCCTAGCCAAAACACATCTTGTGCTGGTCATGAAACTTCCTTCCATCCACTACAGCATTAGGATTCCCaagcacaaatgaaaatttctttccattaaaaaaaagccaaagatcaCATGTTGTATGTTCAGATGAAATTAGTTCCTCTGAAATTTACAGCAAACTAGCAATCTCAGCTTAAAAATTAGgctgtctgggttcaaattctgactctaccttggctgtgtgaccttgggcaaagtgATTTAACCTCACCAAGCCTCAGTGTACTCTCCTATTCATGAGTATAATATACCCACCTCAGGACTGTCATGAGAACCCGAATgaaaaaaaacaggtaaagatgcgtagcacagagcctggcacccagGAAAGCCCTCATTTGATTTCAGCTATTGTCATCCTCATCATCATTTGGTTATGTGAAGTAATGAAAAGCCAAAGAAGAAGATAGGcatcaaaagaagaaatttcagCTTAATTTCTTGGTAACAATTAGTTCAAACAGTAAGTTAAGATGTTTTATAATGAACATTATTACTTTCCAGTGAGAAAGCAGATTCATCTCATATGTTGCTTCACAAGAGCAGAATAACAGTAAGATAATACTTTTAATTGTACCCACATCAAGTCTTACTGTAGCAGTTCTTTAAAGACAAGCTAAGAAACTATTCCATCAGGCCTATTTATCAAAGAAACAAGGATAAAGCAGCAAACTAACTTTAAAGAACCTTTCCAAATAAAATCCCTCTAGCATGCTAGTGCTTTATACCTTTATACAACTAAAGTCTGTACATGTTTTCATCCTCactaagtaatttttaaagatgaattattatattctatttcttgaaGACATTCCCACTGCTTTCTTACAAACAATTTTTCAGTTTCTGACCAGTTAGGCAAAATCAAACCTACAGGCTAAAGGAGAATCTTCCtaaatgagtaaacaaaatgAAGTCAAAAACATATAGAAAACTCCTAAGCACCATGGGGCCACATTATAACTAAGTCGAGCAGAACTCAGAATTTAGGGCTGTTTTAGAAACTTGAGTAGATTATACATTAGAAGTAACTATGTAGACATTTGTATACCAATTGTTAATCCACAAAATTCTAACCGTGAATCCAAAGGTCAGCATTATTGCAAGATTCTAGAGCCTAACAACAGAGCTATCCACCTAATAGGCACTAAATAAACATCACTGAAAGAGTAAATAAATCCCAGCATAgacaaaaccaaagacaaaagtaaataaggTACTAAAGACTCCACCTACAGATTACCTGAAGGTAAATCACAACAAGAATAATCTCACCtataaaatcattttagattAGCCAACTTTCAAACACTGCGCCAAATAATTTAATATCAAAGTGCCTATGGCTATAACATTTTTTGAAATGCATGAGCATTTAACAGCTTTCCCTACTTGACTGGGCCAGCAAGCAAACATTTGcataaaatgtgaaatttcaTGAAATCATAAACCTCAACAGGCATATGAACAAGCACACCGAACAGAACATTTTACAAATACAAATGCCCTTGCCCTCCCCATGAAATGATAGCATTaaaacattaaactaaaaagcagTACACACCTTTAATGCAATTTTGactcttttaatctttttgaccTTTTCAACTGTCTTTGGCGACAATGTAAAAAGCAGATTGGAAGAATGTTAGTATGACAGCTGACAAGATCACCAGCAGATTAATAATAGTCAGAATAGTCAAgcaggataggaaaaaaaaaattttttttttaaattctgcctACTTCAGAAAGTATAACATATCATGCTACTGAGAATATTGGccattttcaaattatgttaagttaaaaaccaaaaacagtttaaaaatctaGGGGAAAATCCTATATTATAACTTACAGGATTCAGGGTATTACACTGGTCTATAGGATTCTTGTAATCAGTCTTCAGCTCATCAAATGctataatctaaaataaaaataaaatagttaggACCTCTCACTTTAATAAAAAGCCACAATAAACCTACCCCATCAAGCAGTAATTGAATAATGTTAATAGGACAAAAGCAGAAGTGTACCAACTTTATATGTACCAATTTATAGTAAACACAATGTGGTAATTAATAAATAACTAGAATCACATTTACAGAACTGAGAACACTTTTATATAAAGTGTTATCACTAAAATGATCTAATATCACTAAGATAAATActtcaattttcaattttttcaatgCCTCTGCTCAAGTTATTTTCTTTGCTTGAGATGATCTTTCCCCCACCCATAACTATTTATGGAAACTCCTCTTTATCCTAAAAAACACTCTTCCTATGTCAACTCCTCCCTGTAGGTTTCCCTCACTTCCTTGGGCAGAAATAACTGCATGCCTGCCTAATCTCACATAGTACATGGCTTCATAATGGCTACCAGGCTGGCACTTATACTGGAGAAGGGGATTTATGTTCAAGTTAGTGTTTCCCCCACTAGACTATGTGCCTTCAAGGTAAAGTGTTTTTAATCATCTGTGCATGTCCCTCCTTTGTCACACTATTCAGTGGGACTCTAGAAAGGAACTCGAATGCTTCAATTTGTTCCATTTGTGCCCAAACACATACATTTCAAAGTCCTGCGTCATCTAGAAATTCAAGAAATGGCCTCAGAACAGGGGAACACTAAGAGATTATTAAAGTTCAAGGCCAAGACCACTACATAGTAGTGCAATTTCTGCACAGGACAAAAGGCCCAGTGGGAGCCCAAAGCCATCATGTGCTCCTGCTGCCTGGCACCCTGACATAGACTCTGCACCCAGGGGCTGTGTGTATTCAAGAGGGAGGACTTTTCTAATTCTTCTGCCTCAAAAGTCACCTATTCTAATTCCCCTTAAAGCATCACATAGGCAAGAGCAGCCCTGTTCAAGGCCACTGCAAAAGTAATCAATCTGACC
The nucleotide sequence above comes from Phacochoerus africanus isolate WHEZ1 chromosome 2, ROS_Pafr_v1, whole genome shotgun sequence. Encoded proteins:
- the CNIH1 gene encoding protein cornichon homolog 1 translates to MAFTFAAFCYMLALLLTAALIFFAIWHIIAFDELKTDYKNPIDQCNTLNPLVLPEYLIHAFFCVMFLCAAEWLTLGLNMPLLAYHIWRYMSRPVMSGPGLYDPTTIMNADILAYCQKEGWCKLAFYLLAFFYYLYGMIYVLVSS